A section of the Streptomyces sp. Je 1-369 genome encodes:
- a CDS encoding ABC transporter substrate-binding protein — MAQRAGGNWEFTDDRDHLVRAARRPSRLVAYVPTGAALHDHGIRPVGIFGSAHDDPALPDPAKTGSLPLTALPYFGAGPALDLDALLAARPDLVVALTYGGGQVYGIDPEAAKHLEEQVPLVVLDVGGGRSLTGIRDRLTALARSLGAAPDSAADAELTAAERRLTAAAGPVRPRVLALSPAGPDSVHLARPYAWPDLAALAGFGVGLVDPAPGQGANWATTTWAEAAALEPDLVLTDVRGNAAPLGDALGPHVPTLSWNPELPPSAREHARFHTAVAEALEAVRP, encoded by the coding sequence ATGGCACAACGAGCGGGCGGCAACTGGGAGTTCACCGACGACAGGGACCACCTGGTGAGAGCCGCACGCCGCCCGTCCCGGCTCGTCGCCTACGTACCGACCGGCGCGGCCCTGCACGACCACGGCATACGGCCCGTCGGCATCTTCGGTTCCGCGCACGACGACCCGGCCCTGCCCGACCCGGCCAAGACGGGCAGCCTCCCCCTCACCGCCCTTCCCTACTTCGGAGCGGGTCCCGCACTCGACCTCGACGCCCTCCTCGCCGCCCGGCCCGACCTGGTCGTGGCGCTGACCTACGGCGGCGGCCAGGTCTACGGCATCGACCCGGAGGCCGCCAAGCACCTGGAGGAGCAGGTCCCGCTCGTCGTGCTCGACGTCGGCGGCGGCCGCAGCCTCACCGGGATCAGGGACCGGCTCACCGCCCTGGCGCGCAGCCTGGGCGCCGCTCCGGACTCGGCTGCGGACGCTGAACTCACCGCCGCCGAGCGCCGGTTGACCGCCGCCGCAGGCCCCGTACGGCCGCGTGTGCTCGCCCTCTCCCCGGCAGGACCCGACTCCGTCCACCTGGCGAGGCCCTACGCGTGGCCCGACCTCGCCGCCCTCGCCGGGTTCGGCGTCGGCCTCGTGGACCCCGCGCCGGGGCAGGGCGCGAACTGGGCCACGACGACCTGGGCCGAGGCGGCCGCACTGGAACCCGACCTCGTCCTCACCGACGTACGAGGCAACGCGGCGCCCCTGGGGGACGCCCTCGGGCCGCACGTCCCCACCCTCTCCTGGAACCCCGAACTGCCCCCGAGCGCACGGGAACACGCACGCTTCCACACCGCGGTCGCCGAGGCGCTGGAGGCCGTACGGCCATAG
- a CDS encoding maleylpyruvate isomerase family mycothiol-dependent enzyme, with translation MTRPSLHAVHDRYADRIVDQTAQLTSTITGADATAPVPGCPGWTLAHLLRHVGGAHRWAETVVRTRATGPVPDEQVNLVTPEADDDVPALSAWLTEGAVQFAETLREAGPEVRVWTVAPGGTPLFWARRMTYETVVHRFDATAAVGGTYTLDADVALDGLEEWLEFSTLPQAYESEAAMYALLRPDHTLHFHATDAPAGTGEWLIDLTGAPITVSHAHKKATTAVRGPLTDLLLLLYRRRTPTPADGIEVLGDEALFADWVRGAGHWLRR, from the coding sequence ATGACGCGTCCGAGCCTCCACGCGGTCCACGACCGCTACGCCGACCGAATCGTCGACCAGACCGCCCAGTTGACCTCGACCATCACCGGCGCGGATGCCACCGCGCCCGTGCCGGGCTGCCCCGGCTGGACCCTCGCTCACCTCCTGCGCCACGTGGGCGGCGCGCACCGCTGGGCCGAGACGGTGGTCCGGACCCGGGCCACCGGACCCGTGCCGGACGAGCAGGTCAACCTCGTCACACCCGAAGCGGACGACGACGTCCCGGCGCTGTCCGCCTGGCTCACCGAAGGCGCCGTACAGTTCGCGGAGACGCTGCGCGAGGCGGGGCCCGAGGTGCGCGTGTGGACCGTCGCGCCCGGCGGCACGCCCCTTTTCTGGGCCCGCCGCATGACGTACGAGACGGTTGTCCACCGCTTCGACGCGACCGCGGCGGTCGGCGGAACGTACACCCTCGACGCGGACGTCGCCCTCGACGGCCTCGAAGAGTGGCTGGAGTTCAGCACGCTGCCCCAGGCCTACGAATCGGAGGCCGCGATGTACGCGCTCCTGCGCCCGGACCACACCCTCCACTTCCACGCCACGGACGCCCCCGCAGGGACGGGGGAGTGGCTGATCGACCTCACCGGAGCCCCGATCACCGTCTCGCACGCCCACAAGAAGGCGACCACCGCCGTACGCGGCCCGCTCACCGACCTCCTGCTCCTCCTCTACCGACGCCGCACCCCAACGCCCGCCGACGGCATCGAAGTCCTCGGCGACGAGGCGCTGTTCGCCGACTGGGTGCGGGGCGCGGGACACTGGTTGCGAAGGTGA
- a CDS encoding NADPH-dependent FMN reductase — protein sequence MSMHDTQRAVRGGRVGRGLAGDGPFEGGATLKLAVVVASTREGRFAPTVTAWFLRQTAHRHDLDVDVIDLAEARLPEGLSGRPGPEVTDVAARIDAADAFVIVTPEYNHSFPAPLKTALDWHYTEWRAKPVGFVSYGGLSGGLRAVEHLRQVFAELHAVTVRDTVSFHGARSCFDASGEPLDPTGPETAAKTMLDQLTWWGRTLRDGKTVRPYAA from the coding sequence ATGAGCATGCACGACACGCAGCGAGCCGTCAGGGGCGGACGGGTCGGAAGGGGACTGGCCGGGGACGGTCCTTTCGAGGGCGGGGCCACCCTCAAGTTGGCCGTCGTCGTCGCCAGCACGCGGGAGGGCCGCTTCGCGCCGACCGTCACGGCCTGGTTCCTGCGCCAGACCGCGCACCGCCACGATCTGGACGTCGACGTGATCGACCTGGCCGAGGCGCGCCTCCCCGAGGGGCTGTCCGGGCGCCCGGGTCCGGAGGTCACCGACGTCGCGGCGCGCATCGACGCGGCGGACGCGTTCGTCATCGTCACCCCCGAGTACAACCACAGCTTCCCCGCCCCGCTGAAGACCGCGCTCGACTGGCACTACACGGAGTGGCGCGCCAAGCCAGTGGGTTTCGTCAGCTACGGGGGCCTGTCGGGCGGCCTGCGCGCCGTCGAACACCTGCGGCAGGTCTTCGCGGAGCTCCACGCGGTGACGGTGCGCGACACCGTGAGCTTCCACGGCGCGCGCAGCTGCTTCGACGCGTCCGGCGAGCCGCTCGACCCGACCGGCCCCGAGACCGCGGCCAAGACGATGCTCGACCAGCTCACGTGGTGGGGCCGGACGTTGCGCGACGGCAAGACGGTACGCCCGTACGCCGCCTGA
- a CDS encoding ABC transporter ATP-binding protein, translating into MPAKETWRALYRHFRPHRGAVALGAFLTLIGSVTGLAQPLAAKSLVDRLGSDDSITGILVLLTALVVLGTAIESVGAYVLERTAESVVLAARRTLIGRLLRLRLGEVERTQPGDLMSRVTSDTTLLRAVTTQSVVSAASGGLTFVATIVMMGLMDPVLLGVTLGVIVLIGGAVSVVMPKIARSTQRAQEAVGTISTALERAFGAFRTLKASGAEERESAAVEAAAQEAWRHGVRSAKWQSVAWSSVGLAVQVSFLAVLGIGGARVASGAISVSTLVAFLLFLFYLIDPVSRLVEAASQYQVGSAAIARIVQAERLETERTERTESGTVDGARRTAPTTPAATAATAASVTFDDVTFRYRDDLPYVHHGVTFDVPGPGMTAFVGPSGAGKTTVFGLIERFYEVTGGRVLVDGEDVREWPLAELRATIGYVEQDAPVLAGTLRENLLFAAPHATDSEIRDVLVRARLDAVVERLPEGLDTVVGHRGSKLSGGERQRVAIARALLRKPRLLLLDEATSQLDAVNELALRDVVAEVSREVTVLVVAHRLSTVTLADRIVVMDAGKVRAVGTHGELVAADPLYGELAATQFLATSAGPAVPTGSATSASPAVPRGPAASVRPAAPGDATVPTSAAAASASATGTSSTSANPT; encoded by the coding sequence CTGCCCGCGAAAGAGACCTGGCGCGCCCTGTACCGCCACTTCCGCCCGCACCGCGGCGCCGTCGCGCTGGGCGCCTTCCTGACGCTGATCGGCTCCGTGACCGGTCTCGCCCAGCCCCTCGCGGCCAAGTCGCTCGTGGACCGGCTCGGCAGCGACGACTCCATCACCGGCATCCTCGTCCTCCTCACGGCGCTGGTCGTGCTCGGCACCGCGATCGAGTCCGTCGGAGCGTACGTACTGGAGCGCACCGCCGAGTCCGTGGTCCTTGCCGCCCGACGCACCCTCATCGGGCGGCTGCTGCGCCTGCGCCTCGGGGAGGTGGAGCGGACCCAGCCGGGCGACCTGATGTCACGCGTCACCTCGGACACGACGCTGCTGCGGGCCGTGACGACCCAGTCCGTGGTCTCCGCGGCCTCCGGAGGCCTCACCTTCGTCGCGACGATCGTGATGATGGGGCTGATGGACCCGGTGCTGCTCGGCGTCACGCTCGGCGTGATCGTGCTGATCGGCGGCGCGGTCTCCGTCGTCATGCCGAAGATCGCGCGGTCGACGCAGCGTGCGCAGGAGGCGGTGGGGACGATCTCCACGGCGCTGGAGCGGGCGTTCGGCGCCTTCCGTACGCTGAAGGCCTCCGGCGCCGAAGAGCGCGAGTCGGCCGCGGTGGAGGCGGCCGCGCAGGAGGCGTGGCGGCACGGCGTACGGTCGGCGAAGTGGCAGTCGGTGGCGTGGAGTTCGGTCGGCCTCGCGGTGCAGGTGTCGTTCCTCGCGGTGCTCGGCATCGGCGGCGCGCGGGTCGCCTCGGGCGCGATCTCCGTCTCGACGCTGGTGGCGTTCCTGCTCTTCCTCTTCTATCTGATCGACCCGGTGTCGCGCCTGGTCGAGGCGGCATCGCAGTACCAGGTGGGGTCGGCGGCGATCGCACGGATCGTACAGGCGGAACGCCTGGAGACGGAGCGGACGGAACGGACCGAGAGCGGGACGGTGGACGGGGCGCGACGCACCGCGCCGACAACACCCGCCGCGACCGCCGCCACCGCCGCGTCCGTCACCTTCGACGACGTGACCTTCCGCTACCGCGACGACCTTCCGTACGTCCATCACGGCGTGACCTTCGACGTGCCGGGCCCGGGGATGACGGCGTTCGTCGGGCCGTCGGGCGCGGGCAAGACGACCGTGTTCGGCCTGATCGAGCGGTTCTACGAGGTGACGGGCGGCCGGGTCCTGGTCGACGGCGAGGACGTACGGGAGTGGCCGCTGGCCGAACTGCGGGCCACGATCGGATACGTGGAGCAGGACGCGCCCGTACTCGCGGGCACCCTGCGCGAGAACCTCCTCTTCGCGGCGCCGCACGCCACGGACTCCGAGATACGGGACGTCCTGGTGCGCGCCCGGCTCGACGCGGTGGTCGAGCGGTTGCCCGAGGGCCTGGACACGGTCGTCGGCCACCGGGGCTCCAAGCTGTCGGGCGGCGAGCGACAGCGGGTGGCGATCGCCAGGGCGCTGCTGCGGAAGCCGCGCCTGCTGCTGCTCGACGAGGCCACCTCGCAGCTGGACGCGGTCAACGAACTGGCGCTGAGGGACGTGGTGGCCGAGGTGTCCCGCGAGGTCACGGTCCTGGTGGTGGCCCACCGCCTGTCGACGGTGACGCTCGCGGACCGGATCGTGGTGATGGACGCGGGGAAGGTACGAGCGGTGGGTACGCATGGGGAACTCGTGGCGGCGGATCCGTTGTACGGGGAACTGGCGGCGACACAGTTTCTGGCGACGTCGGCAGGCCCGGCGGTGCCGACTGGCTCGGCGACATCGGCAAGCCCGGCCGTGCCGAGGGGTCCGGCAGCGTCCGTGCGTCCGGCGGCACCGGGCGACGCAACGGTGCCGACCAGCGCAGCGGCCGCCTCGGCTTCAGCGACCGGGACCTCCTCGACCTCGGCGAACCCCACATGA
- a CDS encoding carbohydrate ABC transporter permease, translating to MAAPRSFLWSRRIFLTLLAGFVLLPVYVMVSSSLKPLQDVSGSFRWMPSGFTVRPYFDIWKTVPLADYFMNSLIVAGAATVCSVVIAVFAAYAVSRYRFRGKRVFTVTVLSTQMFPGILFLLPLFLIYVNVGNATGIALFGSRAGLILTYLTFSLPFSIWMLIGYFDSVPRELDEAALVDGCGPLRALFRVVVPAAIPGIVAVAVYAFMTAWGEVLFASVMTNETTRTLAVGLQGYATQNDVYWNQVMAASLVVSIPVVAGFLLLQRYLVAGLTAGAVK from the coding sequence ATGGCCGCGCCGCGTTCGTTCCTGTGGTCGCGGCGGATCTTCCTGACGCTCCTCGCCGGCTTCGTGCTGCTTCCCGTGTACGTGATGGTGAGCAGCTCCCTCAAGCCGCTGCAGGACGTGTCCGGCTCGTTCCGCTGGATGCCCAGCGGGTTCACCGTGCGGCCGTACTTCGACATCTGGAAGACGGTGCCGCTGGCCGACTACTTCATGAACTCGCTGATCGTGGCGGGCGCGGCGACGGTGTGCTCGGTGGTCATCGCGGTGTTCGCCGCCTACGCGGTCAGCCGTTACCGCTTCCGCGGCAAGCGGGTGTTCACCGTGACCGTCCTGTCGACGCAGATGTTCCCGGGCATCCTCTTCCTGCTGCCGCTCTTCCTCATCTACGTCAATGTCGGCAACGCCACCGGCATCGCGCTGTTCGGCTCGCGCGCCGGGCTCATCCTCACCTACCTCACGTTCTCGCTGCCGTTCTCCATCTGGATGCTGATCGGATACTTCGACTCGGTGCCGCGCGAGCTGGACGAGGCGGCGCTGGTCGACGGCTGCGGGCCGCTGCGGGCGCTGTTCCGGGTCGTGGTGCCCGCCGCGATCCCCGGCATCGTCGCCGTCGCCGTCTATGCCTTCATGACCGCGTGGGGAGAAGTGCTCTTCGCCTCCGTCATGACGAACGAGACCACGCGCACCCTCGCCGTGGGCCTCCAGGGCTACGCCACCCAGAACGACGTGTACTGGAACCAGGTCATGGCCGCCTCGCTCGTCGTGAGCATCCCCGTCGTCGCCGGCTTCCTGCTCCTGCAGCGCTATCTCGTCGCCGGACTGACCGCCGGAGCCGTCAAGTGA
- a CDS encoding ROK family transcriptional regulator codes for MAERSSRTVRDLRVGNRASVLQRLYFGGPMSRQALGPATGLSSGSVSNVVAELTADGLLEEAGSVESDGGRPRTLLRVAPSSGRLIGVDVGETRVRVEAFDLALTELARTERPLTDSGHDVETVVRHIAEGVAEVVAEAGIETGTGAGPGVGGAADVPYGGLIGVGVGVPGIVDGGGGGGGMGGAGGMGGAGGTVVHGQTIGWDAVPLERMLRDAIQLPPDTAYFVDNGARALGQAEMWFGGGRGANDAAIVLIGSGVGACVVTGGVIHGGARGGPAEWGHLTVNVRGRRCRCGARGCLEAYAGAEALLARWQEAGGVLPAGADEETGVSALLAAAHPRDGGAPDPVAAAVLDETAEYLGAGISDLVNLFGPERVLVGGWAGLQLGPYLLPAVRQYTEAYALRYPASRATVDLGQLGPDAVTVGAATLPLADFFTRGGRRATPSRTEAATRGVPDWKVVLEGRGAR; via the coding sequence ATGGCCGAGCGGAGCAGTCGAACGGTGCGCGACCTGCGCGTGGGCAACCGCGCCTCGGTGTTGCAACGGTTGTATTTCGGCGGGCCGATGAGCCGCCAGGCACTCGGCCCCGCGACCGGACTCAGCTCGGGTTCCGTGAGCAACGTCGTCGCCGAACTCACCGCGGACGGCCTCCTGGAGGAGGCGGGCAGCGTCGAGTCCGACGGCGGCCGCCCGCGCACGCTGCTGCGCGTCGCACCGTCGAGCGGCCGCCTCATCGGCGTCGACGTGGGGGAGACGCGGGTCCGCGTGGAGGCGTTCGACCTGGCACTCACGGAACTGGCCCGCACGGAACGCCCGTTGACGGACTCGGGACACGATGTGGAGACGGTCGTCCGCCATATCGCGGAGGGTGTGGCGGAGGTGGTGGCGGAGGCGGGGATCGAAACGGGGACGGGTGCAGGGCCGGGGGTCGGGGGCGCCGCCGACGTGCCGTACGGGGGTCTGATCGGCGTGGGGGTCGGTGTGCCGGGCATCGTCGACGGCGGGGGTGGCGGGGGCGGTATGGGTGGCGCTGGGGGTATGGGCGGCGCGGGTGGCACGGTGGTGCACGGTCAGACCATCGGGTGGGACGCGGTCCCGTTGGAACGCATGCTGCGCGACGCGATCCAACTCCCCCCGGACACGGCTTACTTCGTGGACAACGGAGCCCGCGCTCTCGGCCAGGCCGAGATGTGGTTCGGCGGCGGACGGGGCGCGAACGATGCGGCGATCGTGCTGATCGGCTCCGGAGTGGGCGCGTGCGTCGTCACCGGTGGCGTCATCCACGGCGGCGCGCGCGGCGGGCCCGCCGAGTGGGGCCACCTGACGGTGAACGTCCGAGGCCGCCGCTGCCGGTGCGGGGCGCGAGGCTGCCTCGAGGCGTACGCGGGCGCCGAGGCGCTGCTCGCGCGCTGGCAGGAGGCGGGGGGTGTGCTGCCCGCCGGCGCCGACGAGGAGACCGGGGTGAGCGCGCTGCTGGCGGCCGCGCATCCGCGGGACGGCGGCGCGCCCGACCCCGTCGCGGCCGCCGTGCTCGACGAGACCGCCGAGTATCTCGGGGCGGGCATCTCCGACCTCGTCAACCTCTTCGGCCCCGAACGCGTTCTGGTCGGCGGTTGGGCGGGCCTCCAACTGGGCCCGTACCTGCTGCCCGCGGTCCGGCAGTACACGGAGGCGTACGCGCTCCGCTATCCGGCGTCGCGTGCCACGGTCGACCTCGGGCAACTCGGCCCCGACGCGGTCACGGTGGGTGCGGCGACGCTCCCCCTCGCCGACTTCTTCACCCGAGGCGGCCGCCGAGCGACCCCGTCCCGCACGGAGGCGGCTACGCGGGGGGTGCCGGACTGGAAGGTGGTTCTGGAGGGGCGGGGGGCGCGGTGA
- a CDS encoding DUF952 domain-containing protein — MTRLLHLTERALWDAARRTGTYEMSTRGKTLGEVGFIHCSLPEQLPGVAAFLYGGYEGPDELVVLGIDSERLTAPVRFEAPRPGGVEFPHIYGPLPVDAVVEVSPWRTAPA, encoded by the coding sequence ATGACACGACTGCTGCACCTCACCGAGCGCGCCCTGTGGGACGCCGCGAGGCGAACCGGGACGTACGAGATGTCGACCCGCGGCAAGACGCTGGGCGAGGTGGGCTTCATCCACTGCTCGCTGCCCGAGCAGCTGCCGGGGGTCGCCGCGTTCCTCTACGGGGGGTACGAGGGGCCCGACGAGCTGGTGGTCCTCGGTATCGACAGCGAACGGCTCACCGCGCCGGTGCGGTTCGAGGCGCCGCGGCCCGGGGGAGTGGAGTTCCCGCACATCTACGGGCCGTTGCCCGTGGACGCGGTGGTCGAGGTGTCCCCGTGGAGGACCGCTCCGGCGTGA
- a CDS encoding ABC transporter substrate-binding protein, which translates to MRRLRALAALATVTALSGATLTACGGGTNTGGEGSNASPKTLTYWASNQGPNIAADKKILAPELKKFEEQTGIKVELEVVPWSDLLNRILAATTSGQGPDVLNIGNTWSSSLQATGALLPWDAKNFKAIGGKDRFVDAALGSTGTEGKDPAAVPLYSLSYALYYNKAMFKEAGISKPPATWDELVTAGKKLSKGGKWALGAEGSNLVNNIHQAFALGKQHGADFFDAQGKPTFTSDGAVSAVKQYVDFMAKDKIIAPGNAEYAQNQSLRDFAQGKTAMVLWQAAATTFEAQGMKPDEWGVAPVPVASGKPGAERQVNSMVAGINLAVFKNTDNLDGARKFVKFMTSDAEQARLNKAYGSIPPVTAAQKDAAFDRADTAVLRDTLRKSAAPLPQVPNESQFETSVGTAIKKLFADAAAGRPVTAESVRSELSKAQQQMPKS; encoded by the coding sequence ATGCGCAGACTCCGAGCCTTGGCAGCTCTCGCCACCGTGACCGCTCTCTCCGGTGCCACCCTCACGGCCTGCGGCGGCGGCACGAACACCGGCGGCGAGGGCAGCAACGCCTCGCCCAAGACGCTCACTTACTGGGCCTCCAACCAGGGGCCGAACATCGCGGCGGACAAGAAGATCCTCGCGCCCGAGCTGAAGAAGTTCGAGGAGCAGACGGGGATCAAGGTCGAGCTGGAGGTCGTCCCCTGGTCCGACCTGCTCAACCGGATCCTCGCGGCGACCACGTCGGGACAGGGCCCCGACGTCCTCAACATCGGCAACACCTGGTCGTCCTCGCTCCAGGCCACGGGCGCCCTGCTGCCCTGGGACGCGAAGAACTTCAAGGCGATCGGCGGCAAGGACCGCTTCGTCGACGCGGCGCTCGGCTCGACGGGCACCGAGGGCAAGGACCCGGCGGCGGTGCCGCTGTACTCACTGTCGTACGCCCTCTACTACAACAAGGCCATGTTCAAGGAGGCGGGCATCAGCAAGCCGCCGGCCACCTGGGACGAGCTCGTGACCGCGGGCAAGAAGCTCTCCAAGGGTGGCAAGTGGGCGCTGGGCGCCGAGGGTTCGAACCTGGTGAACAACATCCACCAGGCCTTCGCCCTCGGCAAGCAGCACGGCGCGGACTTCTTCGACGCGCAGGGCAAGCCGACCTTCACCTCGGACGGTGCGGTGTCCGCCGTGAAGCAGTACGTCGACTTCATGGCCAAGGACAAGATCATCGCGCCGGGCAACGCCGAGTACGCGCAGAACCAGTCGCTGCGGGACTTCGCGCAGGGCAAGACGGCGATGGTGCTGTGGCAGGCCGCGGCGACCACGTTCGAGGCGCAGGGCATGAAGCCGGACGAGTGGGGCGTGGCCCCCGTCCCCGTGGCGTCCGGGAAGCCCGGCGCGGAGCGGCAGGTCAACTCGATGGTCGCGGGCATCAACCTCGCCGTCTTCAAGAACACCGACAACCTCGACGGCGCCCGCAAGTTCGTCAAGTTCATGACGAGCGACGCCGAACAGGCCCGCCTCAACAAGGCGTACGGGTCGATCCCGCCGGTCACCGCCGCGCAGAAGGACGCGGCCTTCGACCGGGCCGACACGGCCGTGCTGCGCGACACGCTCCGCAAGAGCGCCGCGCCGCTGCCGCAGGTGCCCAACGAGTCGCAGTTCGAGACGTCGGTGGGCACGGCCATCAAGAAGCTGTTCGCCGACGCGGCCGCGGGCAGGCCGGTCACCGCGGAATCCGTGAGGTCCGAGCTGTCCAAGGCGCAGCAGCAGATGCCGAAGAGCTGA
- a CDS encoding carbohydrate ABC transporter permease yields MTTLTTPPPSKERAAPPGGKRPSRLRLPARLRRVSLPYLLLLPALLLELVVHLIPMGVGIVMSFKELTQFFIRDWGAAPWTGLDNYKLSVDFDAPVGEALLHSFFVTVAFTVLSVGLCWLIGTAAAVFMQEHFRGRGLLRAVFLIPYALPVYAAVITWSFMFQRDTGLINHVVHDQLGLTDSRPFWLIGDNSFVALLTVSVWKGWPFAFLIVMAGLQNIPKEQYEAAAIDGAGMWQQVRRITLPSLRPVNQVLVLVLFLWTFNDFNTPYVLFGKSAPEAADLISIHIYQSSFVTWNFGTGSAMSVLLLLFLLLVTAVYLLVTSRGRKTADV; encoded by the coding sequence GTGACCACCCTCACCACACCACCCCCCTCCAAGGAGCGGGCCGCGCCGCCCGGCGGCAAGCGCCCCTCACGGCTGCGCCTGCCCGCCCGCCTGCGCCGCGTCTCGCTCCCCTACCTCCTGCTGCTCCCCGCCCTGCTCCTCGAACTCGTCGTCCACCTCATACCGATGGGCGTCGGCATCGTGATGAGCTTCAAGGAGCTCACGCAGTTCTTCATCCGCGACTGGGGCGCCGCCCCCTGGACGGGCCTGGACAACTACAAGCTGTCGGTGGACTTCGACGCCCCGGTCGGCGAGGCGCTGCTGCACTCGTTCTTCGTGACCGTCGCGTTCACGGTGCTGTCCGTGGGCCTGTGCTGGCTCATCGGCACGGCCGCCGCGGTCTTCATGCAGGAGCACTTCCGCGGCCGCGGTCTGCTGCGGGCCGTCTTCCTCATCCCGTACGCGCTGCCGGTGTACGCGGCGGTCATCACCTGGTCGTTCATGTTCCAGCGCGACACCGGTCTGATCAACCACGTGGTTCACGACCAGCTCGGACTCACCGACAGCCGTCCGTTCTGGCTCATCGGCGACAACAGTTTCGTCGCGCTGCTCACCGTGTCGGTGTGGAAGGGCTGGCCGTTCGCCTTCCTGATCGTCATGGCGGGGCTGCAGAACATTCCCAAGGAGCAGTACGAGGCGGCGGCGATCGACGGGGCCGGGATGTGGCAGCAGGTGCGGCGCATCACGCTGCCGTCGCTGCGGCCCGTCAACCAGGTCCTCGTCCTGGTGCTGTTCCTGTGGACGTTCAACGACTTCAACACGCCGTACGTGCTGTTCGGCAAGTCGGCGCCCGAGGCCGCCGACCTCATCTCCATCCACATCTACCAGTCGTCGTTCGTCACCTGGAACTTCGGCACCGGCTCCGCCATGTCGGTCCTGCTGCTGCTCTTCCTGCTTCTGGTGACGGCCGTATATCTCCTGGTGACCTCGCGGGGAAGGAAGACCGCCGATGTCTAG
- a CDS encoding GH1 family beta-glucosidase, translated as MTDPSSPATSSPDLSALPRDFAWGVATSAYQIEGAVDEDGRSPSIWDTFARTPGAVDGGDTGDVACDHYHRWPEDIALMRELGVDSYRFSLAWPRIVPGGDGPVNAAGLDFYDRLVDALLEAGITPNATLYHWDLPQVLQDRGGWPERATAEHFAAYASVVAERLGDRVPLWATLNEPLCSAWIGHLEGRMAPGLTDLTAAVRASYHLLLGHGLAAQAIRAAAPRAQVGIVNNLSPVVAASDRPEDVAAARRVDGHTNRWWLDPLHGLGFPADMREVYGVDLPERAGDLATIAQPLDWLGLNYYFPAVVADDPEGPAPFARQVYRPEVPHTGMDWEIDADGIESLLMRLTEEYGARRLYVTENGSAFPDLVRADGTIDDVERTRYLREHLAACARAARRGAPLAGYYAWSLLDNFEWAYGYDKRFGLVHVDYATQRRTVKGSGRHYADLVRTHRHRTARAA; from the coding sequence GTGACCGACCCCTCCTCCCCGGCCACCTCCTCCCCCGACCTCTCCGCGCTCCCCCGGGACTTCGCGTGGGGCGTGGCCACATCGGCGTACCAGATCGAGGGGGCCGTCGACGAGGACGGCCGGTCGCCCTCGATCTGGGACACGTTCGCGCGCACCCCGGGCGCGGTCGACGGCGGTGACACGGGCGACGTGGCCTGCGACCACTACCACCGCTGGCCCGAGGACATCGCGCTGATGCGGGAGCTCGGCGTCGACTCCTACCGTTTCTCGCTCGCCTGGCCGCGGATCGTGCCCGGTGGCGACGGGCCGGTCAACGCGGCGGGCCTCGACTTCTACGACCGGCTCGTCGACGCACTCCTGGAAGCGGGCATCACCCCCAACGCGACCCTCTACCACTGGGACCTGCCGCAGGTGCTGCAGGACCGCGGTGGCTGGCCCGAGCGTGCGACCGCCGAGCATTTCGCCGCGTACGCCTCGGTGGTTGCCGAACGCCTGGGCGACCGGGTGCCGCTCTGGGCGACGCTCAACGAGCCGCTGTGCTCCGCCTGGATCGGTCACCTGGAAGGCCGCATGGCGCCGGGTCTCACCGATCTGACGGCGGCCGTGCGCGCCTCGTACCACCTGCTGCTGGGGCACGGTCTGGCCGCGCAGGCGATCCGTGCTGCGGCGCCCCGCGCGCAGGTCGGCATCGTCAACAACCTGTCGCCGGTGGTGGCCGCGTCCGACCGGCCGGAGGACGTCGCCGCCGCCCGGCGGGTCGACGGGCACACCAACCGCTGGTGGCTCGACCCGCTGCACGGGCTCGGCTTCCCCGCCGACATGCGGGAGGTGTACGGCGTCGACCTGCCGGAGCGTGCGGGTGACCTCGCGACGATCGCGCAGCCGCTGGACTGGCTGGGCCTCAACTACTACTTCCCCGCCGTCGTCGCCGACGACCCCGAGGGCCCCGCGCCGTTCGCCCGGCAGGTGTACCGGCCCGAGGTGCCGCACACCGGCATGGACTGGGAGATCGACGCGGACGGTATCGAGAGCCTGCTGATGCGGCTGACAGAGGAGTACGGGGCGCGGCGGCTGTACGTGACCGAGAACGGCTCGGCGTTCCCCGACCTCGTCCGCGCGGACGGCACGATCGACGACGTGGAGCGCACCCGTTATCTGCGCGAGCACCTGGCGGCGTGCGCCCGTGCGGCCCGTCGGGGCGCCCCGCTGGCCGGGTACTACGCGTGGTCGCTCCTGGACAACTTCGAGTGGGCGTACGGCTACGACAAGCGTTTCGGTCTGGTCCACGTCGACTACGCGACGCAGCGCCGCACGGTCAAGGGCAGCGGCCGCCACTACGCGGACCTCGTCCGGACCCACCGCCACCGCACCGCGCGGGCCGCCTGA